In Alkalihalobacillus sp. TS-13, the following are encoded in one genomic region:
- the tatC gene encoding twin-arginine translocase subunit TatC, which translates to MHDQPIHHVNELRKRFIWILLVFVLSLLFGFLCAEPVLQQIKAAPISQKIDWNVFAIGDAFHVYLKISLVIALAVTTPFAMYQVWKFVSPGLSRMEQRVTLLYIPFVFFLFVTGILFSYFLIFPTVFQFMTSFSERVGASEVYGINQYFSFMFRLILPIGVVFELPLIIMFSTHLGLITPSKLKTSRKYAYICLLILAAMITPPDIVSHILVTTPLILLYEVSIVCSNIVYSKKLSYKSGNLPS; encoded by the coding sequence ATGCATGATCAACCGATTCATCACGTAAACGAGTTAAGAAAACGCTTCATCTGGATCCTGTTGGTGTTTGTGCTATCCTTACTATTCGGGTTCCTCTGCGCAGAGCCCGTCTTACAACAGATCAAAGCAGCTCCTATTTCACAGAAGATTGATTGGAACGTATTTGCCATCGGCGATGCGTTCCATGTCTATTTAAAAATCTCCCTTGTTATCGCGTTAGCCGTTACGACACCGTTTGCGATGTATCAAGTCTGGAAATTCGTTTCGCCAGGTTTGAGCCGAATGGAACAAAGGGTTACGCTCCTTTATATCCCGTTTGTTTTTTTCCTTTTCGTAACCGGGATTCTATTCAGTTATTTTTTGATATTCCCGACGGTCTTTCAATTTATGACCTCGTTTTCAGAGCGAGTCGGAGCTTCAGAGGTCTATGGAATTAACCAGTACTTTTCATTCATGTTTCGCTTAATTCTCCCGATTGGGGTGGTTTTTGAACTGCCCCTGATCATCATGTTTTCCACCCACCTAGGGCTCATAACACCGTCAAAATTAAAAACATCCAGAAAATACGCGTATATCTGCCTGTTGATCCTGGCGGCTATGATCACACCGCCCGATATCGTATCACATATACTGGTCACTACCCCTTTGATTCTTTTGTATGAAGTCAGTATTGTTTGTTCGAACATCGTATATTCAAAGAAACTTAGTTATAAAAGTGGAAATCTTCCATCCTAG